In Planctomycetota bacterium, the following proteins share a genomic window:
- the mdh gene encoding malate dehydrogenase, giving the protein MRRAKITIVGAGNVGATTAHWCASAELGNIVLLDIPQVEDMPKGKALDLMQASPIMGFDSNVVGTNDYADTRGSDVVVITAGIARKPGMSRDDLLGTNAKIVGSVAEQIKTTSPDAVIIVVSNPLDAMVQRALQVTGFKPEKVIGQAGVLDTARYRTFLAMELGVSVEDISALLMGGHGDTMVPLPSYTSVGGIPVTRLIKPERLAEIVDRTRNGGAEIVKLLKTGSAYYAPAAATAQMVEAIVRDKRRLIPVAAYCKNEYGVGGYYVGVPVILGRNGVEKIIELELSAQEKADLDKSIAAVKDLVAAMAKLT; this is encoded by the coding sequence ATGCGACGTGCAAAGATCACCATTGTTGGCGCCGGCAACGTCGGCGCAACCACCGCCCACTGGTGCGCTAGCGCCGAGTTGGGGAACATCGTCCTGCTCGACATTCCCCAGGTCGAAGACATGCCCAAGGGCAAAGCTCTCGACCTGATGCAAGCGTCGCCGATCATGGGCTTCGACTCAAATGTTGTCGGCACCAACGACTATGCCGACACCCGCGGCAGCGACGTGGTGGTGATCACTGCTGGCATCGCGCGCAAGCCCGGCATGAGCCGCGATGATCTGCTGGGCACCAACGCCAAGATCGTCGGCTCGGTGGCCGAGCAAATCAAAACGACCAGCCCCGACGCGGTGATCATCGTCGTCAGCAACCCGTTGGACGCGATGGTCCAGCGGGCCTTGCAGGTCACCGGCTTCAAGCCCGAGAAGGTCATTGGCCAGGCCGGCGTGCTGGACACGGCCCGCTATCGCACGTTTTTGGCGATGGAACTGGGCGTCAGCGTCGAAGACATCAGCGCCTTGCTGATGGGGGGCCACGGCGACACGATGGTGCCGCTGCCTAGCTATACCAGCGTCGGCGGCATTCCGGTCACGCGCTTGATCAAGCCGGAACGGCTGGCCGAAATTGTCGACCGGACCCGTAACGGCGGGGCCGAGATCGTCAAGTTGTTGAAGACCGGCAGCGCGTACTACGCACCGGCGGCGGCCACGGCGCAAATGGTCGAGGCCATTGTCCGCGACAAGCGGCGGCTGATCCCGGTGGCCGCTTATTGCAAGAACGAGTACGGCGTCGGCGGTTATTACGTCGGCGTGCCGGTCATCTTGGGGCGCAACGGCGTCGAGAAGATCATCGAACTCGAGTTGTCAGCGCAAGAGAAGGCCGACTTGGACAAGAGCATCGCCGCGGTCAAGGATCTGGTCGCCGCGATGGCCAAGCTGACCTAG
- a CDS encoding tetratricopeptide repeat protein, which yields MAASPQKDGGSTGAGAPRARSSATGGKKPASGRLARAQHWMLTHRLATVLIASCLSIVTITCLVLWLATITPPPPSRRPPTPLDALSALDRGDDTTAARLAERFRNEEHVTAPQRFISPYVLGMLVAKQAATLGNRPRIRQYALAARLFDESFSCGWPDAQMADGLRTWGMCLLNSRQPVPARDVLRDALRQPHQQLADVEQLLIESLAQEPGADLDQALAHNDALIKLPDLSDLQRQQFTLERARLLVRAGRRPDAEAVLGTVPEKSPLATEAVIERANILLDHARQIADQPRPDVEPVELPPGVAPPTSPSELARRALKLLEALPESARTSRQDVARISLLSARAHALQGNGELALKEFGLLITNSHATPEGWAATFEEAELLVRQERDADALQSYLRALGEMRQPEPFRNPWFSLDDLRRRLATTFELLHTRQEYDTAVKLIEAARPLLPVDRTAMLLGSTQAAWGRALEEKARAATPIEADQLTEEARKHFRAAGEQYYKLARLRFSTRLYPDDIWEAAQNFLAGQDYLASSRMYEHFLQLGPKGRRQQALLGLAESLLGQNREGEAYDTLAEILEGQANDPAAYQARLLAAQVYWRQGEIERAIALLQQNVASDLLTPAARQWRESLWTLAHLLYDERRWSDAIPRLEEACLRWPQANQTMELTYMLAESYRQLGQQARRDAERAEATLPRQQATQRATEHFQAALPHYQTVQQHLSTHLEHPGLTISQQHMLRNCLFSRGLVQYELGRYEESIATYRNAASRYQDTAESLEALVRISACYRQMKRDDLARHTLLQAKAALNQLELAGGATKNSTYTVAQWTELLAALGTL from the coding sequence ATGGCTGCTTCGCCACAAAAAGATGGTGGATCGACCGGCGCTGGCGCGCCCCGCGCGCGCAGCTCGGCAACTGGCGGCAAGAAGCCGGCCAGCGGTCGCCTGGCGCGCGCGCAGCATTGGATGCTCACGCACCGTCTGGCTACGGTGCTGATCGCGTCGTGCCTGTCGATCGTCACGATCACCTGCCTGGTGCTGTGGCTGGCCACGATCACGCCCCCGCCGCCGTCACGTCGACCGCCGACGCCGCTGGACGCCCTGTCGGCGCTGGACCGGGGTGACGACACGACCGCCGCGCGGCTGGCCGAGCGATTCCGCAACGAGGAACACGTCACCGCGCCCCAGCGGTTCATCTCGCCTTACGTGCTGGGCATGTTGGTGGCCAAGCAGGCCGCCACTCTTGGCAACCGCCCCCGCATCCGCCAATACGCCTTGGCGGCGCGCTTGTTCGACGAATCGTTCTCTTGCGGCTGGCCCGATGCCCAGATGGCCGATGGTCTGCGCACGTGGGGGATGTGCCTGTTGAACAGCCGCCAGCCCGTGCCCGCCCGCGACGTGCTGCGCGACGCCTTGCGTCAGCCGCATCAGCAACTGGCCGATGTCGAACAGTTGTTGATTGAATCCTTGGCGCAAGAGCCCGGCGCCGACCTGGATCAGGCGCTGGCTCACAACGACGCCTTGATCAAGTTACCCGACCTGTCGGACCTGCAGCGGCAGCAATTCACGCTCGAACGCGCGCGGCTGCTGGTCCGCGCCGGTCGCCGTCCCGACGCCGAGGCGGTGTTGGGAACCGTGCCCGAGAAGTCACCGCTGGCGACCGAAGCGGTGATCGAACGGGCGAACATCCTGCTGGACCACGCGCGGCAAATTGCCGATCAGCCTCGACCCGATGTCGAGCCGGTCGAGTTGCCCCCCGGCGTCGCGCCACCAACTTCGCCCAGCGAGCTCGCCCGCCGGGCGCTCAAGCTGCTCGAGGCGCTGCCCGAATCCGCTCGCACCAGCCGGCAAGACGTGGCCCGGATTTCGCTGCTGTCGGCTCGCGCCCACGCGCTGCAAGGCAACGGTGAGTTGGCGCTGAAGGAGTTCGGGCTGCTGATCACCAACAGCCACGCCACGCCCGAAGGTTGGGCCGCCACGTTCGAGGAAGCCGAGTTGCTCGTCCGCCAGGAACGCGACGCCGACGCCCTGCAAAGCTATCTGCGAGCGCTGGGCGAGATGCGTCAGCCCGAGCCGTTCCGCAACCCTTGGTTCTCGCTCGACGACCTCCGCCGCCGGTTGGCCACCACGTTCGAGTTGCTGCACACGCGGCAAGAATACGACACGGCTGTCAAGCTGATCGAGGCCGCGCGACCGCTGCTGCCGGTGGACCGCACGGCCATGCTGCTGGGCTCGACGCAAGCGGCCTGGGGGCGGGCGCTCGAAGAGAAGGCTCGCGCGGCCACGCCGATCGAAGCCGATCAACTGACCGAGGAGGCCCGCAAACATTTCCGCGCCGCCGGTGAGCAATACTACAAGCTCGCGCGGCTACGATTCAGCACGCGACTTTATCCGGACGACATCTGGGAAGCGGCCCAGAACTTCCTGGCTGGCCAGGATTACCTGGCCTCGTCGCGCATGTACGAGCACTTCCTGCAACTGGGTCCGAAAGGCCGTCGGCAGCAAGCGCTGTTGGGACTGGCCGAATCGCTGCTGGGTCAGAACCGCGAAGGAGAAGCGTACGACACGCTGGCCGAAATCCTGGAAGGACAAGCCAACGATCCGGCGGCTTATCAGGCCCGGCTGCTGGCGGCCCAGGTTTACTGGCGGCAAGGCGAGATCGAGCGCGCGATTGCCCTGTTGCAACAAAACGTGGCCAGCGATTTGCTGACACCGGCCGCTCGCCAATGGCGCGAAAGCCTCTGGACGTTGGCCCACCTGCTCTATGACGAGCGGCGCTGGTCCGACGCCATTCCACGTTTGGAAGAAGCCTGCCTGCGCTGGCCGCAAGCGAACCAGACGATGGAGCTGACGTACATGCTGGCCGAGTCGTACCGGCAACTGGGCCAGCAAGCCCGCCGCGACGCCGAGCGCGCCGAAGCGACGTTGCCGCGCCAGCAAGCGACCCAGCGCGCGACCGAACACTTCCAAGCGGCGTTGCCCCACTATCAAACCGTGCAGCAGCACCTGAGCACGCACCTCGAACATCCTGGCCTGACGATCTCGCAACAGCACATGCTGCGCAACTGCCTGTTCAGTCGCGGACTGGTCCAGTACGAGCTGGGGCGCTACGAAGAATCGATCGCCACCTATCGCAACGCCGCCAGCCGCTACCAGGACACGGCCGAATCGCTCGAAGCGCTGGTGCGAATCTCGGCTTGTTATCGCCAGATGAAACGCGACGACCTGGCCCGACACACGCTGTTGCAAGCCAAGGCGGCGCTGAACCAGTTGGAACTGGCCGGCGGCGCCACCAAGAACTCGACGTACACCGTGGCCCAATGGACCGAGCTGCTCGCCGCGCTCGGCACCTTGTAA
- a CDS encoding sensor histidine kinase: MAHDLESVLSAWQGATMRLERTHEALRAEVRRLTNELEVKNRELARKNRLADLGQMASHVAHEVRNNLLPVSLYLGLLRRRLTEDRGSLDVLDKVETGLRALDVTVNDLLHFTAERDPLVSRCDFAELASEIRDSLAPQLAAQHIDFAIKAPAGLGFAADREMLRRALLNLVLNGVDAMPDGGQLTITGVAMPDGAIEIEVADNGPGLSDEVCRRAFEPFFTTKSNGTGLGLAIVYRMAEVHGGTVSAMNCPEGGAAFTLRLPQRTHTLEAAA; encoded by the coding sequence ATGGCCCACGACCTGGAATCGGTCCTGTCGGCCTGGCAAGGGGCGACCATGCGGCTGGAACGGACGCACGAAGCGCTACGTGCCGAGGTCCGCCGGCTGACCAACGAGCTCGAAGTCAAGAATCGCGAACTGGCTCGCAAGAACCGGCTGGCCGACCTGGGGCAAATGGCGTCGCACGTCGCCCACGAAGTACGGAACAACTTGCTGCCCGTGTCGTTGTACCTGGGACTGCTGCGGCGGCGTTTGACCGAAGACCGTGGCAGCCTGGACGTGCTGGACAAGGTCGAAACCGGCCTGCGAGCGCTCGACGTGACGGTGAACGATCTGTTGCACTTCACGGCCGAGCGCGACCCGCTGGTGTCGCGGTGCGACTTTGCCGAACTGGCCAGCGAGATTCGCGACTCGCTGGCGCCGCAACTGGCCGCCCAGCACATCGACTTTGCCATCAAGGCCCCAGCCGGGCTCGGCTTTGCCGCCGACCGCGAGATGTTGCGGCGAGCGCTGCTGAACCTGGTTCTGAATGGCGTCGACGCCATGCCCGACGGCGGGCAGTTGACGATCACCGGCGTGGCCATGCCCGATGGGGCGATCGAAATCGAAGTCGCCGACAACGGCCCGGGGCTAAGCGACGAGGTCTGCCGCCGCGCCTTTGAACCGTTCTTCACCACCAAGAGTAACGGCACCGGGCTCGGCCTGGCGATTGTCTACCGCATGGCCGAAGTCCACGGCGGCACGGTCAGCGCCATGAATTGTCCCGAAGGGGGCGCAGCCTTCACGCTGCGACTGCCGCAACGCACCCACACTTTGGAGGCTGCCGCATGA
- a CDS encoding sigma-54-dependent Fis family transcriptional regulator, protein MNSAKTSPRLSNTATAARILVVDDHRPARESLADILRQAGYTVDTLGSAVEALNWLPQHAVDLVITDLQMPGLSGLDFIRELSRRKHGAQVIMVTAHATVLTAVEAMRYGAFDYIEKPFAVDQIESLVARALERGRLLDAATPAALGSAGDSPVMVGTSPAMQTLRAAVSRAAPTVETVLIHGESGTGKELVARTIHSQSQRADRPLVSLNCPALSAHLLESELFGHERGAFTGADAPRTGRFELADGGTILLDEITELDLSLQAKLLRVLQEKTFERVGSSRTQKCDVRVLATTNRDLRTEVAAGRFREDLFYRLAVIPLRVPPLRERREDVPLLVDHFLKRASARLGQPTCALDNITRALLRDYHWPGNVRELENIVTRASVLGADRPITVDDVRPWLIDAPAVSTAATSATVPVGLSLQEMERQLIEATLEKFDGHRAKTAQALNIGLRTLSGKLKEYGYAPRAKRLQRSEA, encoded by the coding sequence ATGAACAGCGCCAAAACGAGCCCACGACTGTCGAATACCGCAACCGCCGCACGCATTCTGGTCGTCGACGACCATCGCCCGGCGCGCGAGTCGCTGGCCGACATTCTGCGCCAGGCCGGCTACACGGTCGACACGTTGGGAAGCGCGGTCGAAGCCCTCAACTGGCTGCCGCAACACGCCGTCGATCTGGTGATCACCGATCTGCAAATGCCCGGCTTGTCGGGCCTGGACTTCATTCGCGAACTGAGCCGGCGGAAGCACGGCGCGCAGGTAATCATGGTCACCGCCCACGCCACGGTGCTGACCGCCGTCGAGGCGATGCGCTACGGCGCGTTCGACTACATCGAAAAGCCATTCGCGGTCGACCAGATCGAATCGCTGGTGGCTCGCGCGTTGGAGCGCGGCCGGCTGCTCGACGCCGCCACGCCGGCGGCGCTCGGCTCGGCCGGTGACAGCCCCGTGATGGTCGGCACCAGCCCCGCCATGCAAACCCTGCGGGCTGCCGTCTCGCGCGCCGCCCCCACGGTCGAGACCGTGTTGATCCACGGCGAAAGCGGCACCGGCAAGGAGTTGGTCGCCCGCACGATTCACAGCCAAAGCCAGCGCGCCGACCGGCCGCTGGTCAGCTTGAACTGCCCTGCCCTGTCGGCCCACTTGCTGGAAAGCGAACTCTTCGGCCACGAGCGCGGAGCCTTTACCGGCGCCGACGCGCCGCGAACCGGGCGGTTTGAACTGGCCGACGGCGGCACGATCCTGCTGGACGAAATCACCGAGCTCGACCTCTCGCTGCAAGCGAAGCTCTTGCGCGTGTTGCAGGAAAAGACGTTCGAGCGCGTCGGGTCGAGCCGGACGCAAAAGTGCGACGTCCGCGTCCTGGCCACCACGAATCGCGATCTGCGAACCGAAGTGGCGGCCGGGCGATTTCGCGAAGACTTGTTCTATCGACTGGCGGTGATTCCGCTGCGCGTGCCGCCGCTGCGCGAGCGACGCGAAGATGTGCCGCTGTTGGTCGACCACTTCTTGAAGCGCGCGAGCGCCCGGCTGGGACAGCCGACCTGTGCGCTCGACAACATCACACGCGCGCTGCTGCGCGATTATCACTGGCCGGGCAATGTGCGCGAGCTGGAAAACATCGTCACTCGGGCCAGCGTGCTCGGCGCCGATCGTCCGATCACCGTCGACGATGTGCGCCCCTGGCTGATCGACGCTCCGGCAGTGAGCACCGCCGCGACCTCGGCCACCGTGCCGGTCGGCTTGAGTCTGCAAGAGATGGAACGTCAGCTCATCGAAGCCACGCTGGAGAAGTTTGACGGTCACCGGGCCAAGACGGCTCAGGCCTTGAACATTGGCCTGCGCACGCTGAGCGGCAAGCTGAAAGAGTACGGCTACGCCCCGCGCGCCAAGCGTTTGCAACGGAGCGAAGCCTAG
- a CDS encoding flagellar basal body rod protein FlgB → MFNSTTVPVLEQSAAFAQHRHAVLASNLANLDTPGYRVRDLNTDQFRSRLREAIKTRDTQPAQFNEQMANARHVNPFDDVRKNLRGIVFHDDSNVGLEQQVAEINKNQLQHNLVMTVLSSQFQLLGAAISERA, encoded by the coding sequence TTGTTCAATTCGACGACCGTGCCGGTGCTCGAGCAATCGGCCGCGTTTGCCCAGCATCGCCACGCGGTGTTGGCCAGCAACCTGGCGAATCTGGACACGCCGGGCTATCGCGTCCGCGATCTGAACACCGACCAATTTCGGTCGCGGCTTCGCGAAGCGATCAAAACTCGCGATACACAGCCGGCGCAGTTCAATGAACAGATGGCCAACGCCCGACACGTGAACCCGTTTGACGACGTCCGCAAGAACCTCCGCGGCATCGTGTTTCACGACGACAGCAACGTCGGCCTGGAACAGCAGGTCGCCGAGATCAACAAGAACCAATTGCAACACAACCTGGTGATGACTGTCTTGAGCAGCCAGTTCCAATTGCTCGGCGCGGCCATCAGCGAGCGGGCCTAA
- the flgC gene encoding flagellar basal body rod protein FlgC — protein sequence MLNALDISTSALVAQRLRMNTISNNLANISTTHNEAGEPVPYQAKFVVFQTDPSNAGPAGTAGVKVRSVETADVEPRYKYQPGHPDAIKEGPRTGYVAYPNINMMAEFTDAIETSRAYEANVGAIEISKDLIQHTLRILA from the coding sequence ATGTTAAACGCACTCGACATCAGCACCAGCGCCCTGGTGGCCCAGCGGCTGCGGATGAATACCATCTCGAACAACCTGGCCAACATAAGCACCACCCACAACGAAGCCGGCGAGCCGGTCCCCTACCAGGCGAAGTTCGTCGTGTTTCAGACCGATCCCTCGAACGCGGGTCCGGCCGGCACGGCGGGCGTGAAGGTCCGCTCGGTCGAAACCGCCGACGTCGAGCCGCGCTACAAGTACCAGCCCGGCCACCCCGACGCGATCAAGGAAGGCCCGCGCACCGGCTACGTGGCGTATCCCAACATCAACATGATGGCCGAGTTCACCGACGCCATCGAAACGAGCCGCGCCTATGAAGCGAACGTCGGCGCGATCGAGATTTCCAAGGATCTGATTCAGCACACGCTCCGCATTCTGGCCTAA
- the fliE gene encoding flagellar hook-basal body complex protein FliE → MLINNINTSSVTSLGATSASSGSSLGTPAAGGSSFKDTLLKSIGEVDNLQKDANRAVEQLATGGDVSPAEVLSAVQKADIAFRLMMQIRNKLVQAYQDVQQIRV, encoded by the coding sequence ATGCTTATCAACAACATCAACACCTCGTCGGTCACGTCGCTGGGCGCGACCAGCGCATCGAGCGGCAGTTCGCTGGGGACGCCGGCGGCGGGGGGCTCGTCGTTCAAGGACACCCTGCTCAAGTCGATTGGCGAGGTCGACAACCTGCAAAAAGACGCCAACCGCGCCGTCGAGCAACTGGCCACCGGCGGCGATGTCTCGCCGGCCGAAGTGCTATCGGCCGTGCAAAAGGCCGACATCGCCTTCCGGCTGATGATGCAGATCAGGAACAAGCTGGTCCAAGCCTACCAGGACGTGCAACAGATTCGCGTGTAG
- a CDS encoding FliI/YscN family ATPase, which translates to MIELADQLDAVMPTALEGSVVRIAGMTAAVADFPAPVGAVVEIARQSGGPLEAEVIGFDQDMTLVYPFAELHGVRYGNRVRLKRTKGWLRVGDELLGRVIDARGNCLDRLPPPALPSRTLLERRPPNPVDRPRIQEPLSTGVRAIDGLLTCGRGQRMGIFAGSGVGKSVTLGMMARYTSADINVIALIGERGREVNEFIERDLGPEGLARSVVVVSTSDEPALLRVRAALAATAVAEYFRDQGRDVLLIMDSLTRFALAQREIGLAAGEPPTTRGYPPSVFAMLPRLVERAGRTPTGSITAFYSVLVEADDANEPIADTVRGLLDGHTWLSRRLASKNHWPAIDVLESLSRLMTEVASPEHREAAGVLRELMAAYRDQEDLINIGAYRRGSSRSVDLAIDMQEEINAFLRQEIADASSVEKASAALLEFRRHCLQRAQQMQANRAGMATPNTQ; encoded by the coding sequence ATGATCGAACTTGCCGACCAACTCGACGCGGTGATGCCGACGGCCCTCGAAGGGAGCGTCGTGCGCATTGCCGGCATGACCGCCGCCGTGGCTGACTTTCCGGCCCCGGTCGGCGCCGTGGTCGAGATTGCGCGACAAAGCGGCGGCCCGCTCGAAGCCGAGGTAATCGGTTTTGACCAAGACATGACGCTCGTCTATCCCTTCGCCGAGTTGCACGGCGTACGGTACGGTAACCGTGTCCGATTGAAGCGGACCAAGGGTTGGCTGCGCGTCGGCGACGAGTTGCTGGGGCGCGTGATCGATGCGCGGGGCAACTGCTTGGATCGGTTGCCGCCGCCGGCCTTGCCGTCGCGAACGCTTCTTGAACGGCGTCCCCCCAATCCCGTCGATCGACCGCGGATTCAAGAGCCGCTGAGCACCGGGGTGCGCGCCATCGACGGGTTGCTGACCTGCGGGCGCGGGCAACGGATGGGAATCTTCGCCGGCTCGGGCGTGGGCAAGAGCGTCACGCTGGGCATGATGGCCCGCTACACGTCGGCCGACATCAATGTAATCGCCTTGATCGGCGAACGTGGCCGTGAAGTCAACGAATTCATCGAACGCGATCTCGGCCCCGAGGGACTGGCCCGCAGCGTGGTCGTCGTCTCGACCAGCGACGAGCCGGCGCTGTTGCGAGTGCGGGCCGCGTTGGCCGCCACCGCGGTGGCCGAGTACTTCCGCGATCAAGGGCGCGACGTGCTGCTGATCATGGACTCGCTGACGCGGTTCGCCTTGGCCCAGCGCGAAATCGGACTGGCCGCTGGCGAACCTCCCACCACGCGTGGGTACCCGCCGTCGGTGTTCGCCATGTTGCCCCGGCTGGTCGAACGGGCCGGCCGCACGCCGACCGGGAGCATTACCGCCTTTTACTCGGTGCTGGTCGAAGCCGACGACGCCAACGAGCCCATCGCCGACACGGTACGCGGCTTGCTCGACGGGCACACCTGGTTGTCGCGCCGACTGGCGTCGAAGAACCACTGGCCCGCGATCGACGTGCTGGAAAGCCTGAGCCGGTTGATGACCGAAGTGGCCTCGCCCGAGCATCGCGAGGCTGCCGGCGTGTTGCGCGAGCTGATGGCCGCCTATCGCGACCAGGAAGACCTGATCAACATCGGCGCCTATCGCCGCGGCAGCAGCCGGTCGGTCGACCTGGCGATTGACATGCAGGAAGAAATTAACGCCTTTTTGCGGCAGGAAATCGCCGACGCGTCGAGTGTCGAGAAAGCCAGCGCGGCTTTGCTCGAGTTCCGCCGGCACTGTTTGCAACGAGCCCAGCAGATGCAAGCCAACCGCGCCGGGATGGCGACGCCGAATACGCAGTAA
- the fliJ gene encoding flagellar export protein FliJ, with protein MKRYRFRLDPLLHLRESLRDQRRAQLADALRVDVSLNEQKERLLADQQRARHGYTAHVGAVNVDRLLEAQRFATVLEVERLALEQQLAKLKVEIEKRRLALVDADQQVRTLEKLRDTQAERWRLTGERLAQRELDEIAIQRHARQEAL; from the coding sequence GTGAAGCGATACCGATTCCGCCTCGATCCGCTGTTGCACTTGCGCGAGTCCCTGCGCGATCAGCGGCGAGCGCAATTGGCCGACGCGCTGCGCGTGGATGTCTCGCTGAACGAACAAAAGGAAAGGCTGCTCGCCGACCAGCAGCGCGCACGCCACGGCTATACGGCCCACGTCGGCGCGGTGAATGTCGACCGGCTGCTCGAAGCCCAGCGGTTTGCCACGGTGCTCGAGGTGGAACGGCTGGCCCTGGAACAACAACTCGCCAAACTCAAGGTCGAAATCGAAAAGCGCCGGCTGGCGCTGGTCGACGCCGACCAGCAAGTGCGAACCTTGGAAAAACTTCGCGACACGCAGGCCGAACGCTGGCGATTGACCGGCGAACGGCTGGCGCAGCGCGAGCTGGATGAAATCGCGATTCAACGTCATGCGAGGCAGGAGGCGCTATGA